From the genome of Halorussus caseinilyticus, one region includes:
- a CDS encoding Fic family protein: MNTDELADSAPGELVPYGRRPYYRPDPLPPTPELALSPEFYELLSDATFWLGKLDGLSTTVDFSPVLYTSLRRKEAMESAEIEGADVDFNTVFSAETQSRVETDDPSAPSHSGESDATKNAREILNYETALENGIATLDEGGTITTDLLHSLHETLMSGLPDSRCETDTIGEFKRTPNVVGSFLPPPPGKVEGMMDAFVTYLQTGGSYHPLVDLALAHYQFETIHPYGDGNGRVGRLLVVLQLYDSGYLEHPNLYLSEYLNRNKQTYVDRMGAVRDSGAWEEWLTFFVTGLKNQARESVERLRELRRLQQQYEDDYGGSTRSDARLARRLFENPYFTASEVAEMLDVERSTAYRAIETLRDDGVLEEVTGKERYKEFRATEIFDILERPPQTY, translated from the coding sequence ATGAACACCGACGAACTGGCGGATTCGGCTCCGGGCGAACTCGTTCCCTACGGACGGCGGCCGTACTACAGACCCGACCCACTGCCGCCCACCCCCGAGTTAGCGTTGAGTCCGGAGTTCTACGAGTTGTTGTCCGACGCGACCTTCTGGTTGGGGAAACTCGACGGACTCAGTACGACGGTGGATTTCTCCCCGGTCCTGTACACGTCGCTACGCAGAAAGGAAGCGATGGAGTCCGCCGAGATAGAGGGGGCCGACGTTGATTTCAATACGGTCTTCAGCGCCGAAACGCAGTCGCGCGTCGAGACCGACGACCCGTCTGCTCCGTCCCACTCAGGCGAGTCGGACGCGACCAAGAACGCCCGAGAAATCCTGAACTACGAAACCGCCCTCGAAAACGGAATTGCGACCCTCGACGAGGGCGGGACCATCACGACCGACCTCCTCCATTCGCTCCACGAGACGCTCATGAGTGGGTTGCCCGATTCCCGGTGTGAAACCGACACTATCGGCGAATTCAAGCGAACGCCGAACGTCGTCGGGTCGTTTCTCCCACCGCCACCGGGGAAGGTCGAAGGGATGATGGACGCGTTCGTGACCTACCTCCAGACCGGCGGTAGCTACCATCCGCTCGTTGACCTTGCGCTCGCCCACTACCAGTTCGAGACGATTCACCCCTACGGCGACGGTAACGGACGCGTCGGTCGCCTCCTCGTCGTTCTCCAGTTGTACGACTCGGGATACCTCGAACACCCGAACCTCTATCTGAGCGAGTACCTCAACCGGAACAAACAGACCTACGTTGACCGGATGGGAGCGGTCAGAGATTCGGGGGCGTGGGAGGAATGGCTCACGTTCTTCGTTACGGGACTCAAAAACCAAGCGCGTGAATCCGTCGAACGGTTGCGCGAACTCCGTCGGCTTCAACAACAGTACGAGGACGATTACGGCGGAAGTACCCGCTCCGACGCACGCTTGGCCAGACGACTGTTCGAGAACCCGTATTTTACTGCGTCCGAGGTCGCCGAGATGCTAGATGTCGAGCGCTCGACCGCCTACCGAGCGATAGAGACGCTCCGAGACGACGGTGTGCTCGAGGAAGTCACTGGAAAGGAGCGGTACAAGGAGTTCCGTGCGACCGAGATATTCGACATTCTCGAACGACCGCCACAGACCTACTGA
- a CDS encoding DUF1156 domain-containing protein: MSHDESGERSGERTQLPIEKGFPIERVNEIAAKESRAKQYYRPIYTMHKWWARRPGCLFRAISLYSLLDEEMDAEDFEVYEPGRNQTLGGAGSRREDLKRKIADVDMEDPESLWEFYPKDVRVKDKKILDPFMGGGTSLVEASRFGAETVGVDLNPVAWFVTKKELEAGGTDVAELERAFERVRDDVADEITQYYRTPCPNATHGDADGNHDVDGGHTDAGHEGHDADVMYNFWVKELDCVSCGHTVPLFKDYRVAAGRYDNDDKYNCLCPDCGAVTLVEDWQEESECDDCGNEWVPKEGNVSRGGYYNCPECGQKESITDGIAEQGKPDTRLYAVEYYCEECDQRGQEKSSYKGYKGAEGADKRLFEEAKREWNTRTDLHEYVPDEEIPEGAITAASSVSGNDVFQHGLEDWTDMFNERQLLCLAKLMRSVESIDGEARDYLLLALTDSILFYNLLTMYNYTANKIESALHRMKAFPPQNDLIEGNPWGAEFGRGNFTNMFDMVKKGVEYANAPTDRHIEDGETKETGEFAQPIGLNSEVHQGDMRNITDEDEYDAVITDPPYYDNIIYSEVADFFYVWQKILLEDEYPGFDREKTPRAESIVTNPYLDKTAEDFEHEMGQALEVVNRALKDDGMLAFTYHHSDEESWGELLESLCETGFEVTATYPINSDLTKFITGEAVAFDIVIVARPVEDRTPISWNSLRRRIVRTAKETRETLENNRELASGDIGVVEMGKCFQEYSKHHGAVRRGGDSMKAKEVVQEIYGIIQGGEVGEQDVYLDLLEASDPTYDDLSKLLRRSDASEEQMQEMKLVSAGGDFERYDWRDERRQAYVQTKVEEDNGDLTDLDRAHFLRYRYEHDKSTADYLERWDADELQELCEGLAEATGDGTYLKMLGVDESLADFTDE, encoded by the coding sequence ATGTCCCACGACGAGTCCGGCGAGCGGTCCGGGGAACGGACACAGCTTCCAATCGAGAAGGGGTTTCCGATAGAGCGCGTCAACGAAATCGCGGCCAAGGAGAGTCGGGCCAAGCAGTACTACCGGCCAATCTACACGATGCACAAGTGGTGGGCGCGACGGCCGGGGTGTCTGTTCCGGGCCATCTCGCTGTACTCGCTTCTGGACGAGGAGATGGACGCCGAGGACTTCGAGGTGTACGAACCGGGCCGGAACCAGACCCTCGGGGGCGCGGGGAGTCGCCGCGAGGACCTGAAACGCAAGATTGCGGACGTGGACATGGAAGACCCCGAGTCGCTGTGGGAGTTCTACCCCAAGGACGTGCGGGTGAAAGACAAGAAGATTCTCGACCCGTTCATGGGCGGGGGAACCTCGCTGGTGGAAGCCTCCCGGTTCGGCGCGGAGACGGTGGGCGTGGACCTCAACCCGGTGGCGTGGTTCGTCACCAAGAAGGAACTCGAAGCGGGCGGGACCGACGTGGCGGAACTCGAACGCGCCTTCGAGCGAGTCCGCGACGACGTGGCCGACGAGATTACCCAGTACTACCGGACGCCCTGCCCGAACGCGACCCACGGTGACGCCGACGGGAACCACGACGTGGACGGGGGTCACACCGACGCCGGACACGAGGGCCACGACGCCGACGTGATGTACAACTTCTGGGTGAAGGAACTCGACTGCGTTTCCTGCGGCCACACGGTCCCCCTGTTCAAGGACTACCGGGTCGCGGCGGGACGCTACGACAACGACGACAAGTACAACTGCCTCTGCCCGGACTGCGGCGCGGTCACGCTAGTCGAGGACTGGCAGGAAGAGAGCGAGTGCGACGACTGCGGCAACGAGTGGGTGCCCAAAGAGGGGAACGTGAGTCGCGGCGGATACTACAACTGCCCGGAGTGCGGGCAGAAGGAGTCGATTACGGACGGGATTGCGGAACAGGGGAAACCTGATACCCGTCTCTACGCGGTGGAGTACTACTGTGAGGAATGCGACCAGCGAGGTCAAGAGAAGAGTTCTTATAAAGGATACAAAGGAGCGGAGGGTGCGGATAAACGGCTTTTCGAGGAAGCAAAGCGAGAGTGGAACACGCGGACGGACCTCCACGAGTACGTCCCCGACGAAGAGATTCCGGAAGGTGCGATAACCGCGGCGTCGTCGGTGAGCGGAAACGACGTGTTCCAGCACGGGTTAGAAGATTGGACGGACATGTTCAACGAGCGGCAGTTACTTTGTCTGGCGAAGTTGATGCGTTCGGTCGAATCTATTGATGGAGAGGCTAGGGACTACCTACTGCTGGCTCTCACAGATTCAATCCTTTTCTATAATCTGTTGACTATGTATAACTATACTGCAAACAAGATTGAGTCTGCTCTTCATCGGATGAAGGCTTTCCCTCCGCAGAACGATTTAATCGAAGGGAATCCGTGGGGTGCGGAGTTCGGTCGTGGCAACTTCACTAACATGTTCGATATGGTGAAAAAGGGCGTCGAGTACGCCAACGCCCCGACAGACCGCCACATCGAAGACGGCGAAACCAAAGAAACCGGTGAGTTCGCCCAACCAATCGGCCTGAATTCCGAAGTTCACCAAGGCGACATGCGCAACATCACCGACGAAGACGAGTACGATGCGGTAATCACGGACCCGCCGTACTACGACAACATCATCTACTCCGAAGTTGCCGATTTCTTCTACGTCTGGCAGAAGATTCTACTCGAAGACGAGTACCCCGGATTCGACCGCGAGAAGACCCCGAGAGCCGAATCCATCGTCACGAACCCCTACCTCGACAAGACCGCCGAGGACTTCGAACACGAGATGGGCCAAGCACTGGAGGTAGTCAACCGCGCCCTCAAGGACGACGGAATGCTGGCGTTCACCTACCACCACAGCGACGAAGAGTCGTGGGGCGAACTGCTCGAATCGCTCTGCGAAACTGGCTTCGAAGTGACGGCCACGTATCCGATAAACTCCGATTTGACGAAGTTCATCACCGGCGAAGCAGTCGCCTTCGACATCGTAATCGTCGCGCGTCCGGTCGAAGACCGGACGCCGATTTCGTGGAACTCCCTCCGGCGGCGCATCGTCCGCACGGCGAAGGAGACCCGCGAGACGTTGGAGAACAACCGCGAACTCGCCAGCGGCGACATCGGCGTCGTGGAGATGGGCAAGTGTTTCCAAGAGTATTCGAAACACCACGGGGCGGTCCGACGCGGCGGCGACTCGATGAAAGCCAAGGAGGTCGTACAGGAAATCTACGGCATCATCCAAGGCGGTGAAGTGGGCGAACAGGACGTGTACCTCGACTTGCTCGAAGCGTCCGACCCGACCTACGACGACCTGAGCAAACTCCTGCGGCGCTCCGACGCCTCCGAAGAGCAGATGCAGGAGATGAAACTCGTCTCCGCGGGCGGGGACTTCGAACGCTACGACTGGCGCGACGAACGACGACAGGCCTACGTCCAGACGAAAGTCGAGGAGGACAACGGCGACCTGACCGACTTGGACCGCGCGCACTTCCTGCGCTACCGCTACGAACACGACAAGTCCACCGCCGACTACCTCGAACGGTGGGACGCCGACGAGTTACAGGAACTCTGCGAGGGTCTGGCGGAGGCGACGGGCGACGGGACGTACCTCAAGATGCTCGGCGTGGACGAATCGCTCGCGGACTTCACCGACGAGTAG
- a CDS encoding AAA family ATPase has protein sequence MNEGKPRFERYDREEAEEHSHYITIALETAKEFIERTEDPSALEFLVEEQNIDTDVPGGGTIIKNKLLTSSVAPLEVKQTVAQRNQDLGDILVPDTVKKNAKTAVSVGKPIVLYGPTGTGKTYFAKQLALETCIDYSIHTATPTWTPGDITGSIQPETEDGEIEYRRRAGCVSQGIEKADEYGDNWAVIVDEITRADISQVFGPLYTAIEDEDQVVFRNDDGESLTLDDDVKIICTMNMSDRTVNELDDAITRRFAMIELSRYGDDERASLFDRWIGGLGSEVEIDRDELRRLFERHHRGINEGTTTSSGDAIMEFGPMHYEDVTKFLAHACASDGPYEGEQATAVGQAFATYVAPRLLNAAALPQINRLASHYETLDDQFEAFDLGPAVDLATRQAEAEEREMGVSAYE, from the coding sequence ATGAACGAAGGGAAACCGAGATTCGAACGATACGACCGGGAGGAGGCCGAGGAACACAGCCACTACATCACAATCGCTCTGGAGACGGCCAAGGAGTTCATCGAGAGGACCGAGGACCCGAGCGCACTGGAGTTTCTCGTAGAGGAGCAGAACATCGACACCGACGTACCCGGTGGCGGGACGATAATCAAGAACAAACTCCTCACCTCGTCGGTCGCACCCCTCGAAGTCAAACAGACCGTCGCCCAGCGCAATCAGGACTTGGGCGACATCCTCGTCCCCGACACCGTGAAGAAGAACGCGAAGACGGCCGTGAGCGTCGGCAAGCCCATCGTCCTCTACGGACCCACCGGGACCGGAAAGACCTACTTCGCCAAGCAACTCGCGCTGGAGACCTGTATCGACTACTCCATCCACACCGCGACCCCGACGTGGACGCCCGGCGACATCACCGGGAGCATCCAACCCGAGACCGAAGACGGCGAAATCGAGTACCGACGCCGCGCGGGGTGCGTCTCACAGGGCATCGAGAAGGCCGACGAGTACGGCGACAACTGGGCGGTCATCGTGGACGAAATCACCCGCGCCGACATCTCGCAGGTGTTCGGGCCGCTCTACACCGCCATCGAGGACGAGGACCAAGTGGTCTTCCGGAACGACGACGGCGAGAGTCTCACCCTCGACGACGACGTGAAAATCATCTGCACGATGAACATGTCCGACCGGACGGTGAACGAACTCGACGACGCCATCACCCGCCGGTTCGCGATGATAGAACTCAGTCGGTACGGCGACGACGAACGCGCGTCGTTGTTCGACCGCTGGATTGGGGGTCTCGGGTCGGAAGTCGAAATCGACCGCGACGAACTCCGGAGACTCTTCGAGCGCCACCACCGGGGAATCAACGAGGGCACGACCACGAGTAGCGGGGACGCCATCATGGAGTTCGGGCCGATGCACTACGAGGACGTGACGAAGTTTCTCGCCCACGCCTGCGCGAGCGACGGTCCCTACGAGGGCGAGCAAGCCACTGCGGTCGGACAGGCGTTCGCCACCTACGTCGCCCCGCGCCTCCTGAACGCGGCCGCACTCCCCCAAATCAATCGGCTGGCGAGCCATTACGAGACCTTGGACGACCAGTTCGAGGCGTTCGACCTCGGTCCGGCGGTGGACCTCGCGACCCGGCAGGCCGAGGCCGAAGAGCGCGAGATGGGCGTCAGCGCGTATGAGTGA
- a CDS encoding 5-methylcytosine restriction system specificity protein McrC, with the protein MSETPHYDYGTSLCPVEESRKLVVENCPETVRSELRAANFVREGSKFVKKRPRLRTGSGRDDEPDGLQVLTVRVVDDTLHVEPADVVGMVRLVPGTSVQIEPKVKWEHVVQMLLTVYDIDRTQSYYGVPLDELVSGGVESTRILAILAINYLRGVRTVRRKGFIRDLNVRRRDGFEGFGSVDVERTLMNHASGNPSPAWIETNVEYANPVNAAVHMAGKLLLRLLQQDRDGNRHPRQDLLVSMVHREVERMEEMGIESSRKRIGEYRRLSLGDLPRQRRYYRRAFHTAQSILASTLLGQIGGGPEELLVDYALSMETLFEDYSQRVLKQTVNSVGDIDYLNQLSSVECKHEPSLYPFGRDVNSYHEPDHLLCDDGEALAVLDSKYYREGENPATDSGPRSRMFAYAYLTDTDRMAFLCPHHRPDRLPVRQTGGEIRLVSPREDFTCEEYENRVYEYVFETLALRYPELRIFEAATDDYLCLKVTDEDLSKVRDPNGPFGISNPATFADRIISAITFSSYGPNKPELDHQSRWTKDRIRDACEKTDDEGRRTYPQHETTCVPIYDPDGNDDHGTVTLYFLESGDEGASVSTEGPWALM; encoded by the coding sequence ATGAGTGAGACCCCCCACTACGACTACGGTACCTCCCTCTGTCCCGTCGAGGAGAGCCGGAAACTCGTCGTCGAGAACTGTCCCGAGACCGTCCGGTCGGAACTTCGCGCCGCGAACTTCGTCCGAGAGGGGAGCAAGTTCGTCAAAAAGCGCCCCAGACTGCGAACCGGGTCCGGCCGGGACGACGAACCGGACGGGCTTCAGGTCCTCACGGTCCGCGTCGTAGACGACACACTCCACGTTGAACCCGCCGACGTTGTGGGCATGGTGCGGTTGGTTCCGGGGACGAGCGTCCAAATCGAACCCAAAGTGAAGTGGGAGCACGTCGTTCAGATGTTGCTCACGGTCTACGACATCGACCGAACCCAGTCGTACTACGGCGTTCCCTTGGACGAGTTGGTCTCGGGCGGCGTCGAGTCTACCCGCATCCTCGCAATCTTGGCGATTAACTACCTCCGCGGCGTCCGGACCGTCCGCCGGAAGGGGTTCATCCGGGACCTGAACGTCCGCCGACGGGACGGGTTCGAGGGGTTCGGTTCCGTGGACGTAGAACGGACGCTGATGAACCACGCCTCCGGAAACCCCTCGCCCGCGTGGATAGAGACGAACGTCGAGTACGCCAACCCCGTGAACGCCGCGGTCCACATGGCCGGGAAACTCCTCCTCCGGTTGCTCCAACAGGACCGGGACGGCAACCGACATCCCCGACAGGACCTGCTCGTCTCGATGGTGCATCGGGAAGTCGAACGCATGGAGGAGATGGGAATCGAGAGCAGTCGGAAGCGAATCGGCGAGTACCGTCGCCTCTCGCTGGGCGACCTGCCGCGACAGCGCCGCTACTACCGGCGCGCGTTCCACACCGCCCAGTCGATTCTCGCCTCGACCTTGCTCGGCCAAATCGGAGGCGGTCCCGAGGAACTGCTCGTGGACTACGCGCTCAGCATGGAAACGCTGTTCGAGGACTACTCTCAGCGAGTCCTGAAGCAGACGGTGAACTCCGTGGGCGACATCGACTACCTGAATCAGCTTTCGTCGGTGGAGTGTAAACACGAACCGTCGCTGTACCCCTTCGGACGCGACGTGAACAGCTATCACGAACCCGACCATCTCCTCTGTGACGACGGCGAGGCGCTCGCGGTGCTGGACTCGAAGTACTACCGCGAGGGCGAGAACCCGGCGACCGATTCCGGGCCTCGGTCCCGGATGTTCGCGTACGCCTACCTGACCGACACGGACCGGATGGCGTTTCTCTGTCCCCACCACCGGCCGGACCGACTCCCGGTCCGGCAGACCGGCGGGGAAATCCGACTCGTCTCGCCGCGCGAGGACTTCACCTGCGAGGAGTACGAGAACCGCGTCTACGAGTACGTCTTCGAGACGCTGGCGCTCCGGTATCCGGAACTCCGGATATTCGAGGCCGCGACCGACGACTACCTCTGTCTCAAGGTCACGGACGAGGACCTCTCGAAGGTCCGCGACCCGAACGGGCCGTTCGGCATCAGCAATCCCGCGACGTTCGCCGACCGCATCATCTCGGCAATCACGTTCTCGTCCTACGGACCGAACAAACCCGAGTTGGACCACCAGAGCAGATGGACGAAAGACCGAATCCGGGACGCCTGCGAGAAAACCGACGACGAGGGCCGTCGGACGTATCCCCAACACGAGACGACCTGCGTCCCTATCTACGACCCCGACGGCAACGACGACCACGGGACGGTCACGCTCTACTTCCTCGAATCCGGCGACGAGGGCGCTTCGGTCAGCACGGAGGGACCGTGGGCGCTCATGTGA